One bacterium HR34 DNA segment encodes these proteins:
- the prsW gene encoding Protease PrsW: MVDKSFAIIFAFLPSILWLLFFLFQDKKPEKKLLIVKTYILGAIIVIPVIALESLFGGALGGYQINSEFVLIFLLMAFIVAPLEEYFKYLSAKLSSFGRYFFDEPTDAVVYLITAALGFAGIENVFYVISLQNNYEFFSVVIMRGLLPVLLHALSSGFLGYFLALSFYNIKKEGYYKKLGFLAAITFHTIFNMLVYASETQKISLILIILMLILFFFAWILINRIKYLEKLKTICKIDIGMVKK, encoded by the coding sequence ATGGTAGATAAAAGCTTTGCAATAATATTTGCTTTTCTGCCAAGCATACTGTGGTTGCTGTTTTTTCTGTTCCAAGACAAAAAACCTGAGAAAAAATTATTAATAGTTAAAACTTATATACTCGGCGCCATAATTGTTATTCCGGTAATAGCGCTGGAATCATTATTTGGAGGAGCGTTGGGCGGATATCAAATAAATTCTGAATTTGTTTTAATTTTTTTGTTAATGGCTTTTATTGTTGCTCCTTTAGAAGAGTATTTCAAATATCTTTCTGCAAAATTATCTTCTTTTGGAAGATATTTTTTTGATGAGCCAACAGACGCTGTTGTTTATTTAATAACAGCCGCTTTGGGTTTTGCTGGAATTGAAAATGTTTTTTATGTTATATCCTTACAAAACAATTATGAGTTTTTCTCAGTGGTTATTATGCGAGGCTTGTTGCCTGTTTTGCTACATGCTTTATCTTCTGGATTTTTAGGATATTTCTTGGCTTTATCTTTTTATAATATTAAAAAAGAGGGCTACTATAAAAAACTTGGTTTTTTAGCTGCAATAACATTTCACACAATATTTAATATGTTAGTTTACGCAAGTGAAACTCAAAAAATTAGTTTAATTTTAATAATCTTAATGCTTATTCTCTTTTTCTTTGCGTGGATTTTAATAAACAGAATAAAATACCTCGAAAAACTAAAAACTATATGCAAAATAGACATAGGAATGGTAAAGAAGTAA
- the sigA_1 gene encoding RNA polymerase sigma factor SigA: MFAARTILKERIYEILKDLTEKERDIIKMRFGLEGDENHTLKEVGKRFGVSRERIRQIEAKAIEKLRKHRDIKKLKGYY, from the coding sequence TTGTTTGCCGCAAGAACAATTTTAAAAGAAAGAATATATGAAATTCTAAAAGATTTGACAGAAAAAGAAAGAGACATTATTAAAATGAGATTTGGGTTGGAAGGCGACGAAAACCATACACTTAAGGAAGTTGGCAAGCGTTTTGGAGTTTCAAGGGAAAGAATAAGACAAATAGAAGCAAAGGCAATTGAAAAACTAAGAAAACACAGAGATATCAAAAAACTTAAAGGATATTACTAG
- a CDS encoding 18 kDa heat shock protein: protein MALADFFNLQSKKQKEEDKTQVKNEEKGEVKKVEVEEKEIKNPDTKNDQEELESEGQLTIDLYEDDKEFIIQSAVAGLKPNEIEIEADKNIIIIKGERKNPAVSLVANKNQLLQECYWGFFKREIMLPSKINIENIKAIFKNGILTIIVPKSEEKQIKKIVIEAEE, encoded by the coding sequence ATGGCTTTAGCGGATTTTTTCAATCTGCAAAGTAAAAAACAAAAAGAAGAAGATAAAACACAAGTCAAAAATGAAGAAAAAGGCGAGGTAAAAAAAGTAGAGGTTGAAGAAAAGGAAATAAAAAACCCGGATACTAAAAATGATCAAGAAGAACTTGAAAGTGAAGGCCAGTTAACAATAGATTTGTACGAAGATGATAAAGAATTTATAATCCAGTCTGCTGTTGCAGGGTTAAAACCGAATGAGATAGAAATAGAAGCAGATAAAAACATCATTATAATAAAAGGAGAAAGGAAAAATCCTGCAGTCTCTTTGGTAGCAAACAAAAATCAACTTTTGCAGGAATGCTATTGGGGATTTTTCAAAAGAGAAATTATGTTACCAAGTAAAATAAATATAGAAAATATAAAGGCGATTTTTAAAAACGGTATTCTAACCATTATTGTTCCAAAATCAGAAGAAAAGCAAATTAAAAAAATAGTGATTGAAGCAGAAGAATAA
- a CDS encoding 2-methyl-6-phytyl-1,4-hydroquinone methyltransferase, whose product MDKKLAQYLLYKTINDFNKIASEFSRTRLSNWDFISYFLKYVKHGDKVLDFGCGNGRLYHLLSKNKNIYYYGVDVSENLVKIAQNNLPTGESCQVKVMEDPLKLDFPDNFFDVVFSIAVFHHIPSKDFRNKILAEIKRLLKDNGFFVITVWNLRRKYRKTFIKNFILKLFGKWKFDLFDIFVPWKNSRGEVLCERYVHCFSKKELEKIVLENGFEILESGYMPSSKNRQNIYLVCKK is encoded by the coding sequence ATGGATAAAAAATTAGCCCAATATTTACTATATAAAACAATAAACGATTTTAATAAAATAGCAAGCGAGTTTTCGCGCACAAGGTTATCTAATTGGGACTTTATTTCTTATTTTTTAAAATATGTAAAACACGGCGATAAAGTTTTGGATTTTGGTTGCGGTAACGGAAGATTATATCATCTTTTATCTAAAAATAAAAATATTTATTATTATGGCGTTGATGTTTCTGAAAACCTTGTAAAAATAGCGCAAAATAATTTGCCAACTGGAGAGAGTTGCCAAGTAAAAGTTATGGAAGACCCCTTAAAACTTGATTTCCCTGATAATTTTTTTGATGTTGTTTTTTCAATTGCTGTTTTCCATCATATACCTTCTAAAGATTTTAGAAATAAAATTTTGGCTGAAATTAAAAGATTATTAAAAGACAACGGATTTTTTGTTATTACTGTTTGGAATTTGAGAAGAAAATATAGAAAAACTTTTATAAAAAATTTTATTTTGAAGTTATTTGGTAAATGGAAGTTTGATTTATTTGATATATTCGTTCCTTGGAAAAACAGCAGGGGAGAGGTGTTATGCGAAAGATACGTGCATTGTTTTTCAAAAAAAGAATTAGAAAAAATTGTTTTAGAAAATGGCTTTGAGATTTTAGAATCTGGCTATATGCCATCTTCCAAAAACAGACAAAATATATACTTAGTTTGTAAAAAATAA